Part of the Zingiber officinale cultivar Zhangliang chromosome 6A, Zo_v1.1, whole genome shotgun sequence genome, ACACTTCTACCCCCTAGCTGGAAATATCCGCCGGTCCCCTAGAGATCCCGACGGCAACCAATACGAGATCCACTACGCGGAGGGAGACGGTGTCACGCTCACCGTCGCGGAGTACGACGACGACTTTGACCAACTCTCCGGCAGTCAGGCACGCGACCTCAACAGCATACTTCCTTTGCTTCCGCAGCTCCGTCACAGAGGCGCCGGCGAAGGATTCGCCGCTATGGCCCTGCAGGTGACCATCTTCCCGGACAGAGGCGTGGCCATCGGTGTCTCGATTCACCACGCCGCCTGCGGCGGATCCAGCTCCACCCAATTCATGTTGTCGTGGGCTTCCACGTACGCGCTGTCGGAGGACACGGTGGTCGGAGAGCCTCCGGTCTTTGACCGGAGCTTGGTCTCCGATCCCCGGGGCTTGTACTCAATTTTCTACGGGAACTACGACGAGAGCGACAAGTGGATGGATTACCCTGTTCTATCGGACGCCGTCCTCGCCTCCTTCACGCTCAAAAAGGATCAAATCCAACGCCTGAAGGAATTGGTTTCCATCTCGCGTTGCTCCACGATCGTGGTGACCTACGCTTATATTTGGTCCTGCCTCACCAAATCACTAGAAATCCACAAAGATGGCGACGACGACGACGGCGACGGCGACAGAATGACCCACTTACTGTTCCCCGTAGACTGCAAGGCGAGGCTGCGTCCGCCGCTGCCGGAGACGTACTTCGGGAACTGCCTCGCCCCCTGCTTCGTGGACCTGAAGGTTAGCGAGCTCATCGGAGAAGAAGGAGTGGTGGTGGCGGCGAGAGCGATCGCCGATGCCATAAAAGTATTCGTGGAAGATCCTCTGCGAGAAGCAGAGACATGGCTGGCGAGTGTCGAATCTATAGTAAACGAGCAACCCCTCACTGTCGCTGGGTCGCCCAAGTTTCATGTCTACGGCACGGACTTCGGTTGGGGGCGGCCAAAGAAGGTGGAGATAACTTCGATCGCGAGGACGGGAGCCGTATCGGTGGCGGAAAGCAGGGATGAGGACGGCGGAGTGGAGATCGGAGTCGTACTGCCGAAGCCCTGTTAAGAGTTGATAAGTTTTTTGTCCGAGTCTTCTGTAGATAAAAGTTTGTCCGGGTTTTTAGTGTTGTCCGAGTTTTTTGATTTAATTGTTTGCTGCGTGGTTGAACGTGGAGTTGAATAGGTTCATTGTAAAAGCCTATATATAGGTTTGGTTTTTTGATATCAAGTGAAGTTGTTTTTCCATTCTGTTTCTTcgttcttctcctcctctagagtaacagtggtatcagagctttgcaCGAGGAATCATAACACCGGCACCGGCGTCACAAATTGGAGACCAGAGGCGATCGTCAGCGAGCAGACACGAGGAATCATAACACCGGCACTGGGTATCAAAACTTTTAAACAGTTTTTTGCACTTCGACGGTGGTGATTTATTAAATTGCTCCTATTTTGTGTAATAAATTATCTTCTTCAAtggcatttgaaaataattttgtgcAACCTGCGATTCCACGCTTTGATGGTCACTATGACCATTGGAGCATGCTCATGGAGAATTTTTTAAGGTCCAAAGAATATTGGACGGTTGTGATTTCTGGAGTAGCAGAATCGATAGAAGGTGTTGCGCTAACAGATGCGCAATTGAAAGCAGATGCGCAATTAAAAGATCTTAAAGCAAAGAATTATCTTTTCCAAGCTATTGATCGCTCAATCTTGGAAACCATTCTCTGCAAGAATACCGCAAAAGATATCTGGGATTCTATGAAAAAGAAGTACCAAGGTACAACAAGAGCTAAGAGGCAGCAGCTTCAAGCACTTCGTTCAGAGTTTGAAATGCTCCGAATGAAATCAGGAGAATCAGTTGCAGAATATTTTTCAAGAACGATGGCAATCGTCAACAAAATGCGAATCCTTGGCGACAAGACAGAGGATGTTCTCATCATTGAAAAAATTCTTCGATCTATgacaccaaaatttaattttgttgtctGCGCCATTGAAGAAGCAAACGATGTAAGTCTACTTTCAATTGATGAATTACAAAGTTCATTATTGGTTCATGAGCAGAAAATCAATCAAAATGAAAAAGAGGAGCAAGCATTGAAGGCTTTATCAGAAAATCACTCTACAAATTATAGAAGTTATAGaggacgaggaagaggaagaggcagAGGTCGAGGAAGAGGAGGTAGAAATAACAATGATCGTGGAAACCAACAACACAATCAACATCaagagaattattttcaaaaaggaGGGCGTGGAGGTCATTATTCAACGACGAATAGAACAAAGTCAACAGACAAGTCCAATGTTGAATGTTACCGATGTCATAGGTATGGCCATTATAGATCAGAATGTTATACTAATTTGAAAAGGCAAAATGGAGATCAGACTAACtttgcagaagaagaagaagtgtctCTTTTGATGGTGTGTCATGAGAAAGAAAAAACACAACGACATGTATGGTATTTGGATACAGGCTGCAGCAATCACATGTCTGGAGAAAAAGATACATTTTCTGACTTGGATGAAACCTTTCGCAGTTCTGTCAAATTTGGCGATAACTCTACAATTTCTGTTATGGGAAAGGGAAAGGTAACcatacaagcaaaaggagatactaCCCATACTATCTCTAATGTTCTTTTTGTGCCAGATTTAAAGACTAATTTGCTTAGTGTGGGTCAGCTACAAGAAAAAGGATATGAAATTGCTATTAAAGAAGGAGTTTGTCGCATTCAAGATGCAAAGTTGGGCTTAATTGCGCAAGTTAATATGACAGCTAATCGTATGTTTCCGCTTTATCTTCATACTACATCTCATTCATGTTTTTCAGCAAAATTTGATGATGAAGCATGGTTATGGCACTTTCGCTATGGACATTTAAATTTTAGTGGGTTAAAAACACTAAAACAGAAGAATATGGTAGTCGGTCTCCCTCAAATTACAACTCCTTCTCAAGTTTGTGAAGAATGTGTTGTTAGCAAACAACACCGTAATCAATTCCCACAAGGAAAATCTTGGAGAGCAAAGGCGGCATTGGAGCTTGTGCATTCAGATATTTGCGGGCCAATAACACCACATTCTAATGGAGGTAAAAGATACATAATTACCTTTATTGATGATTACAGTCgcaaaatatggatttattttttGCAAGAAAAATCCGAAGCTTTTACtgctttcaaaaattataaagtaCTTGTCGAGAAAGAAATTGGGAACTCGATTAAAGTTTTGCGTACAGATCGTGGTGGAGAATATAACTCACATGAATTTGCAAATTTCTGTGAGAATCATGGAATCAGAAGGCAACTTACAGCTGCTTACActccccaacagaatggtatatgCGAGAGGAAGAATCGCACTATTATGAATATGGTGCGAAGCCTTCTGACGACAAGTGGCGTTCCTAAAAATTTTTGGCCAGAAGCAGTTAATTGG contains:
- the LOC121996737 gene encoding anthocyanidin 3-O-glucoside 6''-O-acyltransferase-like, which codes for MPPMAKPPELLVLERSRVAPPPGSVGETTLPLTFFDAIWLRGGSVERVFFYRLPHSTSYFVTSILPNLKSSLSLVLPHFYPLAGNIRRSPRDPDGNQYEIHYAEGDGVTLTVAEYDDDFDQLSGSQARDLNSILPLLPQLRHRGAGEGFAAMALQVTIFPDRGVAIGVSIHHAACGGSSSTQFMLSWASTYALSEDTVVGEPPVFDRSLVSDPRGLYSIFYGNYDESDKWMDYPVLSDAVLASFTLKKDQIQRLKELVSISRCSTIVVTYAYIWSCLTKSLEIHKDGDDDDGDGDRMTHLLFPVDCKARLRPPLPETYFGNCLAPCFVDLKVSELIGEEGVVVAARAIADAIKVFVEDPLREAETWLASVESIVNEQPLTVAGSPKFHVYGTDFGWGRPKKVEITSIARTGAVSVAESRDEDGGVEIGVVLPKPDMEQFEMQFNMQWPQQLEF